A region of the Agrobacterium sp. RAC06 genome:
GAAACGTGAGTCTCTTCAACGCTTTCCGGCAGCGACTTCGAGTCGACCGCGAAGCCGTGGTTCATCGAGACGATTTCGACCTTGCCGGTGGTGAAGTCCTTCACCGGATGGTTTGCGCCGTGATGGCCCTGGTGCATCTTCTCGGTCTGGCCGCCGAGTGCCAGACCCAGCATCTGGTGGCCGAGGCAGATGCCGAAGACCGGCTTGTCGGTCTTGATGAGTTTCTGGATGACAGGCACGGCATATTCGCCGGTTGCTGCCGGATCTCCCGGACCATTCGACAGGAAGACGCCATCCGGGTTCAGCGCCATGATGTCTTCGGCCGAGGTGGTGGCGGGCACGACCGTGACCTTGCAGTCGAGGCCGGCGAAGAGACGCAGGATGTTGCGCTTCACGCCGAAGTCGACGCAGACGATGTGGTACTTGGCGTCGTCCGCACCGAGAGTCGTGTGGCCTTCGGTCCAGGACCAGACTTTCTCGTTCCAGACGGAGGACTGGCCGGAGGTCGCAACCTTGGCGAGATCGAGGCCTTCGAGACCGCTCCAGGCCTTGGCTTCGGCCTTCAGCGCCTCGATGTCGAAGACGCCGTTCGGGTCATGGGCGATGACGGCATTCGGGGCGCCATTCTCACGGATCCAGGCGGTGAGGGCGCGGGTGTCGATGCCCGAGAGGCCGATGATGCCGCGGGCCTTCAGCCAG
Encoded here:
- the carA gene encoding glutamine-hydrolyzing carbamoyl-phosphate synthase small subunit encodes the protein MTATAPWTTRKPTALLVLADGTVIEGHGIGATGKVQAEVCFNTALTGYEEILTDPSYLGQIVTFTFPHIGNVGTNDEDIEDLTPAARHGAVGTIFKADITEPSNYRAASHLDAWLKARGIIGLSGIDTRALTAWIRENGAPNAVIAHDPNGVFDIEALKAEAKAWSGLEGLDLAKVATSGQSSVWNEKVWSWTEGHTTLGADDAKYHIVCVDFGVKRNILRLFAGLDCKVTVVPATTSAEDIMALNPDGVFLSNGPGDPAATGEYAVPVIQKLIKTDKPVFGICLGHQMLGLALGGQTEKMHQGHHGANHPVKDFTTGKVEIVSMNHGFAVDSKSLPESVEETHVSLFDGTNCGLRLKGKPVFSVQHHPEASPGPQDSHYLFRRFINMVRETKGEPALAER